One genomic region from Pseudoduganella lutea encodes:
- a CDS encoding MFS transporter gives MKLNEPVSQQGAGQRAVAPAGKYRWTICALLFFATTVNYLDRQVLSLLAPQLSKEFNWSNSDYANITAAFQFVYALSMVFAGPIVDKLGTKKAYLWAIAIWSGGAILHAYSVPMGNAVGSAMGALGMVAAPASIVGFIISRAVLAVGEAGNFPAAIKATAEFFPKKERAFATGIFNSGANVGAILAPLTVPVIAIHWGWQAAFIAIGAIGFIWMIFWHLMFDSPEKKLSAAELAYVRSDSGTGATAAAPVGAKKVPWTKLLTYRQTWAFAGGKFLTDGIWWFFLFWLPKYLASEYQMGPADIVIPLAVLYSMTMFGSIGGGYFPAYFMNRGYSPYDGRMKAMLVIALFPLVVLAAQPLGSISFWVPVILIGIGASAHQAWSANLFTTVSDMFPQRTVASVVGIGGMAGGLGGVAVSKLGGWLFDYYGAQGSLSTGYMIMFTLCAVAYLLAWFLMKALVPHHKEITDL, from the coding sequence ATGAAGCTGAACGAGCCCGTAAGCCAGCAAGGCGCTGGCCAGCGCGCCGTAGCACCCGCCGGTAAGTACCGGTGGACCATCTGCGCGCTGCTGTTCTTTGCCACGACCGTCAACTATCTCGACCGCCAGGTGCTGTCCTTGCTGGCGCCGCAGCTCTCGAAGGAATTCAACTGGTCCAACTCGGACTACGCCAACATCACCGCCGCGTTCCAGTTCGTGTATGCGCTGTCGATGGTGTTCGCCGGCCCGATCGTCGACAAGCTCGGCACCAAGAAAGCCTACCTGTGGGCGATTGCCATCTGGTCCGGCGGCGCCATCCTGCATGCCTACTCGGTACCGATGGGCAATGCGGTCGGCAGCGCAATGGGCGCACTGGGTATGGTAGCGGCACCAGCTTCCATCGTCGGTTTCATCATTTCGCGTGCCGTGCTGGCGGTGGGCGAGGCCGGCAACTTCCCGGCCGCGATCAAGGCCACCGCGGAATTCTTCCCGAAGAAGGAGCGCGCCTTTGCCACCGGCATCTTCAACTCCGGTGCCAACGTGGGCGCCATCCTGGCCCCGCTGACCGTGCCGGTCATCGCCATCCACTGGGGCTGGCAGGCCGCGTTCATCGCGATCGGCGCGATCGGTTTCATCTGGATGATCTTCTGGCACCTGATGTTCGACTCGCCGGAGAAGAAACTGTCGGCGGCTGAACTGGCCTATGTGCGCAGCGATTCCGGCACGGGTGCCACCGCGGCGGCGCCCGTGGGCGCCAAGAAGGTGCCATGGACGAAACTGCTGACCTACCGCCAGACGTGGGCCTTTGCCGGCGGCAAATTCCTGACCGATGGCATCTGGTGGTTCTTCCTGTTCTGGCTGCCAAAATACCTGGCATCCGAATACCAGATGGGCCCGGCGGACATCGTGATTCCCCTCGCCGTGCTGTACAGCATGACGATGTTCGGCAGTATCGGCGGCGGCTACTTCCCGGCCTACTTCATGAATCGCGGTTACTCGCCGTATGACGGCCGCATGAAGGCGATGCTGGTGATTGCGCTGTTCCCGCTCGTGGTGCTGGCCGCGCAGCCGCTGGGCTCGATCAGCTTCTGGGTGCCCGTGATCCTGATCGGCATCGGCGCCTCGGCCCACCAGGCATGGTCGGCCAACCTGTTCACCACCGTGTCCGACATGTTCCCGCAGCGCACCGTAGCTTCCGTGGTCGGCATCGGCGGCATGGCCGGCGGCCTGGGCGGCGTGGCCGTGTCGAAGCTGGGCGGCTGGCTGTTCGACTACTACGGTGCGCAGGGCAGCCTGTCCACCGGCTACATGATCATGTTCACGCTGTGCGCCGTGGCTTACCTGCTGGCCTGGTTCCTGATGAAGGCCCTGGTGCCGCACCACAAGGAAATCACGGACCTGTAA
- a CDS encoding aldose epimerase family protein: MIRSSITTAALALVLTGAAAAEGRTGTHQGILVRPFGALASGQAIEQVTLTNERGMTLSYIDYGATITGATVADRAGRRANVILDQPDLATYERSKTKHAAVIGRYAGRIANARYTLDGKTVELIPNARGMTIHGGPDGYEKRVWKRRDFADQASIGSVYTLVSPDGDQRFPGTLTIDVTYRLQRASDEFLIEYAARTDKPTVLNLTNHGYFNLAGAGSGGLQTHRFCIAAERYAVTDDNRLPTGELAPVADTPLDLRRPTDITPLLAKPAGTLAPPRGFDHSYVFGQPAGQIARVAVIDDTASGRRMEVFTSEPSAQFYTGNGFNGTERGSSGRPYQQHDGFAFETQHLPDSPNQPSFPTTALYPGQQFKAVTTFRFSAVPPGAAPATCMPATSP; encoded by the coding sequence ATGATTCGCTCATCCATCACAACGGCCGCGCTGGCGCTGGTATTGACCGGCGCCGCGGCCGCCGAGGGCCGCACCGGGACCCACCAGGGTATCCTCGTGCGGCCCTTCGGCGCCCTGGCCTCCGGCCAGGCCATCGAACAGGTCACGCTGACGAACGAGCGCGGCATGACGCTGTCCTACATCGACTATGGGGCGACGATCACCGGCGCCACCGTGGCGGACCGCGCCGGCCGGCGTGCCAACGTGATCCTCGACCAGCCCGACCTGGCCACCTACGAGCGCTCGAAAACCAAGCATGCCGCCGTCATCGGCCGCTATGCCGGCCGTATCGCCAACGCGCGCTACACGCTCGACGGCAAGACGGTCGAACTGATTCCGAACGCACGCGGCATGACCATCCACGGCGGCCCGGACGGCTATGAAAAACGGGTGTGGAAGCGCCGCGATTTCGCCGACCAGGCATCGATCGGTTCCGTCTACACACTGGTCAGTCCGGATGGCGACCAGCGCTTTCCCGGCACGCTGACGATCGACGTCACATACCGGCTGCAGCGGGCGAGCGACGAATTCTTGATCGAGTACGCGGCGCGCACCGACAAGCCCACGGTCCTCAATCTCACCAACCACGGCTACTTCAACCTGGCCGGCGCCGGCAGCGGCGGGCTGCAGACGCACCGGTTCTGCATCGCCGCCGAACGCTACGCGGTCACGGACGACAATCGCCTGCCCACCGGCGAACTGGCACCGGTGGCCGACACGCCGCTGGACCTGCGCCGCCCCACGGATATCACGCCGTTGCTGGCCAAGCCGGCCGGCACGCTGGCACCGCCCCGTGGCTTCGACCACAGCTACGTGTTCGGCCAGCCGGCCGGCCAGATTGCCCGCGTGGCGGTCATCGACGACACGGCCAGCGGCCGGCGCATGGAAGTCTTTACCAGCGAACCGTCGGCGCAGTTCTACACGGGCAATGGCTTCAATGGCACGGAGCGCGGCAGCAGCGGCCGCCCCTACCAGCAGCACGATGGCTTCGCGTTCGAGACGCAGCACCTGCCGGACAGCCCGAACCAGCCGTCGTTCCCGACCACGGCGCTGTATCCGGGCCAGCAATTCAAGGCGGTGACGACGTTCCGTTTCTCTGCGGTGCCACCCGGCGCCGCGCCCGCTACCTGCATGCCAGCCACCAGTCCGTGA
- a CDS encoding LacI family DNA-binding transcriptional regulator, producing MKKNIPTIRDVAAAAGVSTATISKFINGTQRFSPAVEARIAEVIGQMGYRSNPLAQSMITGKTKTVGLSVLDVTNPHFTSIVKGANRVAQAHGYTVLLVDTEENPGREQALLEALSRRVDGLIIFSRMPDSELEWLAGLDKPLVFFGRLPRMTLPTVASDDHRGAYMMTRHLVTLGHKRFAYMGFSKSRRDEERMGGVKECLAAHGLELTVYDAAAPSAQEGERLCSEMMLGAGHPDALVCYNDLMALGFMKAAQSLGFRIPADISVAGVDNIVYGNYTSPPLTTVDLHSERMGVAAMEKLLDTIAGRPTEPFTLIEPQLILRGSTANRN from the coding sequence ATGAAGAAAAACATCCCGACCATCCGCGACGTGGCGGCCGCCGCTGGCGTCTCGACCGCCACCATCTCCAAGTTCATCAATGGCACGCAGCGTTTCTCGCCGGCCGTGGAAGCGCGCATCGCCGAAGTGATCGGCCAGATGGGCTACCGTTCGAACCCCTTGGCGCAATCGATGATCACGGGGAAGACAAAAACCGTCGGGCTGTCCGTGCTGGACGTGACCAATCCCCATTTCACCAGCATCGTCAAGGGCGCGAACCGGGTGGCGCAGGCGCATGGCTACACGGTGCTGCTGGTCGATACGGAAGAAAACCCCGGCCGGGAGCAGGCGCTGCTCGAGGCGCTGTCACGCCGCGTGGATGGCCTGATCATCTTTTCGCGCATGCCGGATTCAGAGCTGGAATGGCTCGCCGGCCTCGACAAGCCGCTCGTGTTCTTCGGCCGCCTGCCGCGCATGACGCTGCCCACGGTGGCCAGCGACGATCACCGCGGCGCCTACATGATGACGCGCCACCTCGTTACGCTGGGCCACAAGCGCTTTGCCTACATGGGGTTTTCCAAGTCGCGGCGCGACGAGGAGCGCATGGGGGGCGTGAAGGAATGCCTGGCCGCGCATGGGCTGGAACTAACGGTGTACGACGCCGCGGCCCCGTCGGCGCAGGAAGGCGAGCGCCTGTGTTCCGAGATGATGCTGGGTGCCGGGCATCCGGATGCGCTGGTGTGCTACAACGACCTGATGGCGCTCGGCTTCATGAAGGCTGCGCAGTCGCTGGGCTTCCGGATTCCTGCCGACATCTCGGTGGCCGGCGTCGACAACATCGTGTACGGCAACTATACTTCGCCGCCGCTGACGACGGTCGACCTGCACAGCGAGCGGATGGGCGTGGCGGCAATGGAGAAGCTGCTCGACACGATTGCCGGCCGGCCCACGGAACCATTCACGCTGATCGAGCCGCAACTGATCCTGCGCGGTTCCACCGCGAATCGCAACTGA
- a CDS encoding 5-carboxymethyl-2-hydroxymuconate isomerase, whose protein sequence is MPHLRIEYTGNLDGHVDMQALCNVLCRTLTQFQDDTGNSVFPLTGTRVLAYPAPYAAVADGAADRAFVYLLLRIAPGRPPALLDAVGKALLAQLDCTLAPVTALRSIRATLQFDEGRPVYEGKWASA, encoded by the coding sequence ATGCCCCACCTGAGAATTGAATACACCGGCAACCTCGACGGCCACGTCGACATGCAGGCGCTGTGCAACGTGCTATGCCGTACCCTGACGCAGTTCCAGGACGACACGGGCAACTCCGTCTTCCCGCTGACCGGCACGCGCGTGCTGGCCTACCCGGCGCCCTATGCCGCGGTGGCCGACGGCGCCGCGGACCGCGCCTTTGTCTACCTGCTGCTGCGCATTGCCCCCGGCCGGCCGCCAGCATTGCTGGACGCGGTCGGCAAGGCGCTGCTGGCCCAGCTCGACTGCACACTGGCGCCCGTCACCGCACTGCGCTCGATCCGCGCCACCTTGCAGTTCGACGAAGGGCGGCCTGTCTACGAAGGCAAATGGGCGTCGGCCTAG
- a CDS encoding SMP-30/gluconolactonase/LRE family protein: protein MANPSIERIDGVHCATGESPAWDAAARAWYWVDIPAKRVWRLAAAGKARSWDLPEMAGCVAPRARGGLIAGMETGIYDVDLFDNGTVATTLLGKPADLGAGMRFNDGRTDRQGRFWSGTMFMDMAAAKDIGQLYRYDGNGLSQPVVSGLLTQNGLSWSPDGKTMYLSDSHPKSRLIWAFDYDIATGTPSNRRVFANLADHVGRPDGAVVDADGCYWICANDAGALLRFTPSGKLDRRIDVPFAKPSMCTFGGADLRTMIVTSIVSGKPEDAEWGGSVILLNPGVQGLADATCAF, encoded by the coding sequence ATGGCGAACCCGTCGATCGAACGTATCGACGGCGTGCATTGCGCGACGGGCGAAAGCCCGGCGTGGGATGCCGCTGCCCGGGCGTGGTACTGGGTCGACATTCCCGCGAAGCGCGTCTGGCGGCTCGCTGCCGCCGGCAAGGCGCGCTCGTGGGACCTGCCCGAGATGGCCGGCTGCGTGGCACCCCGTGCCCGTGGCGGCCTGATCGCGGGCATGGAAACGGGCATTTACGACGTGGACCTGTTCGACAACGGCACCGTGGCCACCACCTTGCTGGGCAAGCCCGCCGACCTCGGTGCCGGCATGCGCTTCAACGATGGCCGCACCGACCGCCAGGGCCGCTTCTGGAGCGGCACCATGTTCATGGACATGGCTGCCGCAAAGGACATCGGGCAGCTGTACCGCTACGATGGCAACGGCCTGTCGCAACCCGTGGTGTCCGGCCTGCTGACGCAGAACGGCCTGTCGTGGTCGCCCGACGGCAAGACGATGTACCTGTCCGATTCGCACCCGAAGAGCCGCCTGATCTGGGCCTTCGATTACGACATCGCAACGGGCACGCCGTCGAACCGCCGCGTGTTCGCGAACCTTGCCGACCACGTGGGCCGTCCCGATGGCGCCGTGGTCGATGCCGATGGCTGCTACTGGATCTGCGCCAACGACGCCGGCGCCCTGCTCCGCTTCACGCCTTCGGGCAAATTGGACCGCCGCATCGACGTGCCGTTCGCGAAACCGTCCATGTGCACGTTCGGCGGCGCTGATTTACGGACAATGATCGTGACTTCGATCGTTTCCGGCAAACCGGAAGATGCCGAATGGGGCGGCAGTGTCATCCTGCTGAACCCGGGTGTGCAAGGGTTGGCGGACGCTACGTGCGCGTTCTGA
- a CDS encoding aldehyde dehydrogenase (NADP(+)) — MQQIKGEMIIGRSVVSGKEGSVKAIDPSRNEQIEPAFGLASQAELDLACKLADEAFDRYRETTPEQRAKFLETIADRIMDLGSTLVERAMQETGLPQARLEGERGRTCNQLRLFAKVVRDGRYLTATLDSALPDRAPAPRPDIRLRKIGLGPVAVFGASNFPLAFSVAGGDTASALAAGCPVIVKAHSAHLGTSELVGKAVQQAAIECDMPEGVFSMLIGSGQTIGQNLVAHPAIKAVGFTGSRAGGVSLMKTAAAREEPIPVYAEMSSINPVFILPGALAANEKLPQQFADSLTLGAGQFCTNPGLLIALDSPALDKFLEGVKVALAAKGAATMLTPGIHSAYNKGVAQLAGIEGVSLVGQGKTSEVPCGAVAALYETSGEHFLAKPELEGEIFGPTSLLIRAKDEAELVAVAEHVEGQLTAAVHATGDDIAVARKLLPTLERKAGRILFNGFGTGVEVSHAMVHGGPFPSTSDSRSTSVGASAIDRFLRPVSYQDVPAELLPAALDSANSLGIPRVVDGELVLK, encoded by the coding sequence ATGCAGCAGATTAAAGGTGAAATGATCATTGGCCGTTCCGTCGTGAGCGGCAAGGAAGGCTCCGTCAAGGCCATCGATCCGTCTCGCAACGAGCAGATCGAACCGGCTTTCGGCCTGGCTTCCCAGGCCGAGCTGGACCTGGCCTGCAAGCTGGCGGACGAGGCGTTCGATCGCTACCGCGAAACGACGCCGGAACAGCGTGCCAAGTTCCTGGAAACGATCGCCGACCGCATCATGGACCTGGGCTCGACCCTGGTCGAACGTGCGATGCAGGAAACGGGTCTGCCGCAGGCCCGCCTGGAAGGCGAGCGTGGCCGCACCTGCAATCAGCTGCGCCTGTTCGCCAAGGTCGTGCGTGACGGCCGCTACCTGACCGCCACGCTGGACTCCGCGCTGCCGGACCGTGCACCGGCACCGCGCCCGGACATCCGCCTGCGCAAGATCGGCCTGGGCCCGGTTGCCGTGTTCGGCGCCAGCAACTTCCCGCTGGCCTTCTCCGTGGCCGGTGGCGACACCGCTTCGGCGCTGGCGGCGGGTTGCCCGGTCATCGTGAAAGCCCACTCGGCCCACCTCGGCACCTCCGAGCTGGTCGGCAAGGCTGTACAGCAGGCGGCGATCGAGTGCGACATGCCGGAAGGCGTGTTCTCGATGTTGATCGGTTCCGGCCAGACCATCGGCCAGAATCTGGTAGCGCACCCAGCCATCAAGGCCGTGGGCTTCACCGGTTCCCGCGCAGGTGGCGTGTCGCTGATGAAGACGGCCGCTGCCCGTGAAGAGCCGATCCCCGTGTATGCGGAAATGAGCTCGATCAACCCGGTGTTCATCCTGCCGGGCGCACTGGCTGCCAACGAAAAGCTGCCGCAGCAATTCGCCGATTCGCTGACGCTGGGCGCCGGCCAGTTCTGCACGAACCCGGGCCTGCTGATCGCGCTCGATTCGCCGGCACTGGACAAGTTCCTGGAAGGCGTGAAAGTCGCGCTGGCAGCAAAAGGCGCCGCCACGATGCTGACCCCGGGCATCCACTCCGCCTATAACAAGGGCGTGGCGCAACTGGCCGGTATCGAAGGCGTGAGCCTGGTTGGCCAGGGCAAGACGAGCGAAGTGCCGTGCGGCGCAGTGGCTGCACTGTACGAAACCTCGGGCGAGCATTTCCTGGCCAAGCCGGAACTGGAAGGCGAGATCTTTGGCCCGACGTCGCTGCTGATCCGCGCCAAGGACGAAGCTGAACTGGTAGCGGTAGCAGAACACGTCGAAGGTCAGCTGACCGCCGCCGTGCACGCGACTGGCGACGACATCGCTGTCGCCCGCAAGCTGCTGCCGACGCTGGAACGCAAGGCCGGCCGCATCCTGTTCAACGGCTTTGGCACCGGCGTGGAAGTGTCGCACGCCATGGTGCACGGCGGCCCGTTCCCGTCCACGTCGGACAGCCGCTCCACCTCGGTGGGCGCTTCGGCGATCGACCGCTTCCTGCGCCCGGTCTCGTACCAGGACGTGCCGGCCGAGCTGCTGCCGGCCGCGCTGGACAGCGCCAATTCGCTGGGCATCCCGCGCGTCGTCGACGGCGAGCTGGTGCTGAAGTAA
- the kdgD gene encoding 5-dehydro-4-deoxyglucarate dehydratase, with product MQPLELQKILNHGLLSFPVTDFDQEGNFRADTYAKRLEWLAPYGASALFAAGGTGEFFSLTPNEYGDVIKTAVDTCRGVVPILAGAGGPTRQAIAYAQEAEKIGAQGILLLPHYLTEASQDGLVRHVEEVCKSVDFGVVVYNRGACRLTADSLEKLADRNPNLIGFKDGIGDIELMMSIWRRLGDRFSYLGGLPTAEIYAAAYKALGVPVYSSAVFNFMPKLAMDFYHAVANDDRETQNRLIDEFFLPYLAIRNRKAGYAVSIVKAGAKIAGYDAGPVRAPLTDLNEEEFAMLEKLMRAQGPQ from the coding sequence ATGCAACCGTTAGAACTCCAAAAAATCCTGAACCATGGCCTGCTGTCGTTCCCGGTAACCGACTTCGACCAGGAAGGCAACTTCCGCGCCGACACGTACGCGAAGCGCCTGGAATGGCTGGCGCCGTACGGCGCCTCGGCCCTGTTCGCGGCTGGCGGCACGGGTGAGTTCTTCTCGCTGACTCCCAACGAATACGGCGACGTGATCAAGACCGCCGTCGACACCTGCCGCGGCGTGGTGCCGATCCTGGCCGGCGCCGGCGGCCCGACCCGTCAAGCCATCGCTTACGCCCAGGAAGCGGAAAAGATCGGCGCGCAAGGCATCCTGCTGCTGCCGCACTACCTGACCGAAGCGAGCCAGGATGGCCTGGTGCGCCACGTGGAAGAAGTCTGCAAATCCGTCGATTTCGGCGTGGTCGTGTACAACCGTGGCGCCTGCCGCCTGACGGCCGACTCGCTGGAAAAGCTGGCCGACCGCAACCCCAACCTGATCGGCTTCAAGGACGGCATCGGCGACATCGAACTGATGATGTCGATCTGGCGCCGCCTGGGCGACCGCTTCAGCTACCTGGGCGGCCTGCCGACGGCGGAGATTTATGCCGCCGCGTACAAAGCCCTCGGAGTCCCTGTATACTCGTCGGCTGTCTTCAACTTCATGCCGAAGCTGGCGATGGACTTCTATCACGCTGTCGCCAACGACGACCGCGAGACCCAGAACCGTCTGATCGACGAATTCTTCCTGCCGTACCTGGCCATCCGCAACCGCAAGGCCGGTTACGCCGTGTCGATCGTCAAGGCCGGCGCGAAGATTGCAGGCTACGACGCTGGTCCGGTGCGCGCACCGCTGACCGACCTGAACGAAGAAGAATTCGCGATGCTGGAAAAACTGATGCGAGCACAAGGCCCGCAGTAA
- a CDS encoding FadR/GntR family transcriptional regulator produces the protein MTATTTTPAAPKKRHRNLAQGVVESIGASIREGVLKPGEKLPTESVIMELHGVSRTVVREAISHLQAAGLVETRHGIGTFVLEPPAPALLISPDTIRTIEDVLAILELRISLETESAWLAAARRTDQQVQDMGEALQRILQGGSIEADMQFHMLIAQATGNRYFVDILTHLGTTIIPRARLNSAQLSHDEPSAYLQRVNREHEDIFHAIERRDPEGARAAMRTHLSNSRERLRKAQEESAGS, from the coding sequence ATGACCGCTACCACCACCACTCCCGCCGCGCCGAAAAAGCGCCACCGCAACCTTGCCCAGGGCGTGGTGGAAAGCATTGGTGCGAGCATCCGGGAAGGCGTGTTGAAGCCGGGCGAAAAATTGCCGACCGAATCGGTGATCATGGAACTGCACGGCGTGAGCCGCACGGTGGTGCGCGAGGCGATCTCGCACCTGCAGGCCGCCGGCCTGGTGGAAACGCGGCATGGCATCGGCACCTTCGTGCTGGAACCGCCGGCGCCGGCGCTGCTGATTTCGCCGGATACGATCCGCACGATCGAAGACGTGCTGGCGATCCTCGAATTGCGGATCAGCCTGGAAACGGAATCCGCATGGCTGGCTGCGGCGCGCCGCACCGACCAGCAGGTGCAGGACATGGGCGAAGCGCTGCAGCGCATCCTGCAGGGCGGCTCGATCGAGGCGGACATGCAGTTCCACATGCTGATCGCGCAAGCCACCGGCAACCGCTATTTCGTCGATATCCTCACGCACCTGGGCACCACGATCATCCCGCGCGCGCGCCTCAATTCCGCACAGCTGTCGCATGACGAACCATCGGCCTACCTGCAGCGCGTGAACCGCGAACACGAAGACATCTTCCACGCCATCGAACGCCGCGACCCGGAAGGCGCCCGTGCCGCGATGCGCACCCACCTCTCCAACAGCCGCGAACGGCTGCGCAAGGCGCAGGAAGAAAGCGCTGGCAGCTGA
- a CDS encoding GGDEF domain-containing protein, whose protein sequence is MSFNRSAANGRSRTDFDLKDALMVGVIVYACSIVGIYTAVPGVLAAFWPPNAVLVGLLLRRAHPPGVAHWIAAVAGYVLADLTMAHSWPKTIMLVSTNFAGISVCYLLFKRMSADYLGLRHPRSMLVFVLVVTAGAAAAGVSGIFIHPVLFGGTPLNGFAFWFTTELVNYIAMLPVMLTMPRLSHPFSWRMRSSDWPGWRVEQLAPLGAFAGSLWLGTVLGGPGVVPYPVPALLWCALTYSLFATAGITFVFSVWTLLAISSGALVIGVSVDSPQAIMSLRVGVILTALAPLTVASVMMARNELLARLKHAASHDPLTHVLNRGGFLAAAQALLAVPARLKTPSAIVLMMDIDFFKKVNDTHGHAAGDEVLTGFARLVEGCLRKGDLLGRLGGEEFAVLLPECGLHDGLAIAQRVCDTFAAQPTRLADGTQLHATVSIGVAHWNEPGTPVETILTAADAALYDAKRAGRNRVVASAALAMGKISG, encoded by the coding sequence ATGAGCTTTAACCGGTCCGCCGCCAACGGCCGGTCCCGCACCGACTTCGACCTGAAGGATGCCCTCATGGTCGGTGTGATCGTCTATGCCTGTTCCATCGTCGGCATCTATACCGCGGTCCCCGGCGTGCTCGCGGCATTCTGGCCACCCAATGCGGTACTGGTCGGCCTGCTGCTCAGGCGTGCCCATCCGCCTGGCGTGGCGCACTGGATCGCGGCGGTCGCCGGCTATGTGCTGGCCGACCTGACGATGGCACACAGCTGGCCGAAGACCATCATGCTCGTCTCCACGAATTTCGCCGGCATCTCGGTCTGCTATCTGCTGTTCAAGCGCATGAGCGCCGACTACCTGGGCTTGCGCCATCCGCGCTCGATGCTGGTGTTCGTGCTGGTGGTCACGGCCGGTGCGGCGGCGGCCGGCGTGAGCGGCATCTTCATCCACCCCGTGCTGTTCGGCGGCACGCCACTGAACGGCTTTGCCTTCTGGTTCACCACGGAACTGGTCAACTACATTGCCATGTTGCCCGTGATGCTGACCATGCCCAGGCTGTCGCACCCGTTTTCCTGGCGCATGCGCAGCAGCGACTGGCCAGGCTGGCGCGTCGAGCAACTGGCCCCGCTCGGCGCCTTCGCCGGCAGCCTTTGGCTGGGAACCGTGCTGGGCGGTCCGGGAGTGGTGCCCTATCCCGTTCCGGCGCTGCTGTGGTGCGCGTTGACCTACAGCCTGTTTGCCACGGCCGGCATCACGTTTGTTTTTTCCGTGTGGACCCTGCTGGCCATTTCCAGCGGCGCGCTGGTGATCGGCGTCAGCGTCGACAGCCCGCAGGCGATCATGTCGCTGCGCGTCGGCGTGATCCTGACGGCGCTGGCGCCGCTGACGGTCGCCAGCGTGATGATGGCACGCAATGAGTTGCTGGCCAGGCTGAAGCATGCGGCTTCGCACGATCCACTGACGCATGTGCTCAACCGGGGTGGCTTCCTGGCTGCCGCGCAGGCTTTGCTGGCTGTTCCGGCGCGGCTGAAAACGCCGTCGGCGATCGTGCTGATGATGGATATCGATTTCTTCAAGAAGGTCAACGACACGCACGGCCACGCGGCCGGCGACGAGGTGCTGACCGGTTTTGCGCGCCTGGTCGAGGGCTGCCTGCGCAAGGGCGATTTGCTGGGCCGGCTTGGTGGCGAAGAGTTTGCCGTGCTGTTGCCGGAATGCGGCCTGCACGATGGCCTCGCCATTGCGCAACGCGTTTGCGACACCTTCGCCGCCCAGCCGACCAGGCTGGCGGACGGCACGCAACTGCACGCCACCGTCAGCATTGGCGTGGCGCACTGGAACGAGCCGGGAACGCCGGTCGAAACGATCCTCACGGCGGCGGACGCGGCACTCTACGATGCCAAGCGCGCGGGCCGCAACAGGGTCGTCGCCAGTGCAGCGCTCGCGATGGGCAAGATCTCGGGCTGA
- a CDS encoding cupin domain-containing protein translates to MKNPASRFASTLLALSLSLAAALPMSAHAQVAGLGRVDLLKENLTVPGKELVQVRVDFAPGVKAPRHSHPGEEVAFVLEGTLEYQIDGQPPVTLTAGQTLFIPAGAVHSAHNVGSGESRELATYIVEKDKPLVKLAK, encoded by the coding sequence ATGAAAAACCCTGCCTCCCGCTTCGCCAGCACGCTCCTCGCCCTGTCCCTGTCCCTGGCGGCGGCGCTGCCCATGAGTGCCCATGCCCAGGTGGCCGGTCTCGGCCGCGTCGACCTGCTGAAGGAAAACCTCACCGTGCCCGGCAAGGAACTGGTGCAGGTGCGGGTAGATTTCGCGCCCGGTGTCAAGGCGCCCCGCCACTCGCACCCTGGCGAAGAAGTCGCCTTCGTGCTGGAAGGCACGCTGGAGTACCAGATCGATGGCCAGCCCCCCGTTACGCTGACGGCCGGCCAAACGTTGTTCATCCCGGCCGGCGCCGTGCACTCGGCGCACAACGTGGGCAGCGGCGAATCCAGGGAACTGGCCACGTATATCGTGGAGAAGGACAAGCCGCTCGTGAAGCTGGCGAAATGA
- the maiA gene encoding maleylacetoacetate isomerase, whose amino-acid sequence MKLHTYFRSSAAYRVRIALNLKGIEAELLPVHLLKDGGQQFGTAYDALNPQHLVPLLEDDGLVLPQSLAIIEYLDETHPQLPLLPPDARGRARVRALSQAIACDIHPIDNLRVLKYLSDTLGVTPEQKSAWYRHWVALGLEALERQVAGAGDTGLFCHGDTPTMADCCLVPQLYNARRFDCDLDPYPTLTAIARRCEALPAFIAASPENQADAA is encoded by the coding sequence ATGAAACTCCACACCTACTTCCGCAGCTCTGCCGCCTACCGCGTGCGCATTGCGCTGAACCTGAAGGGCATCGAAGCCGAGCTGTTGCCCGTACATCTGCTGAAGGACGGCGGCCAGCAATTCGGTACCGCGTATGACGCGCTCAATCCGCAGCACCTGGTGCCGCTGCTGGAGGACGATGGCCTGGTGCTGCCGCAGTCGCTGGCGATCATCGAATACCTGGACGAGACCCATCCGCAGCTGCCACTGCTGCCGCCCGATGCGCGTGGCCGGGCGCGCGTGCGTGCGCTGTCGCAGGCGATCGCTTGCGATATCCACCCGATCGACAACCTGCGCGTACTGAAATACCTGAGTGACACGCTGGGCGTTACGCCCGAGCAGAAAAGCGCGTGGTATCGCCATTGGGTGGCGCTGGGGCTGGAAGCGCTGGAGCGCCAGGTCGCGGGTGCCGGCGATACCGGCCTGTTCTGCCATGGCGACACGCCGACGATGGCCGATTGCTGCCTGGTGCCCCAACTGTACAACGCGCGCCGCTTCGACTGCGACCTGGATCCCTATCCCACGCTGACCGCGATTGCCCGGCGCTGCGAAGCGCTGCCGGCGTTTATCGCCGCCAGCCCCGAAAACCAGGCGGACGCTGCCTGA